One window of Salminus brasiliensis chromosome 16, fSalBra1.hap2, whole genome shotgun sequence genomic DNA carries:
- the sh2d4a gene encoding SH2 domain-containing protein 4B isoform X2, which translates to MSKKTVSWMKSSDSDIWVWVMGEHPDDKPYDQICDEIMAKRAALQAQKEAEELRAKKEAELEKRFSGLYLEQEEAARKEEARKAAALEQSKQEELKKREAEERRKAEEEVKRLKEERAQQIYKDLKQVHHQKKDQDKEEKAWQDSLRKSKAADQRRRSLAKQTIEDHRRRSVKALERGKVAAMMKAFGAEKSASGPKPKPRNLTLTSEPIQQRPDMRRSLSSTSREEIIRWFKEEQLALRVCFQQDQSRVAPWFHGIISREEAEDLLSTGSAGSFLVRVSERIFGYVLSYRSQDEFKHFLIDATDGCYMLLGDQIRFTSLGELVEYHEGESLTPSGGERLLKACGQKPGRLDYADLFS; encoded by the exons A TGTCAAAAAAGACAGTGTCCTGGATGAAGAGTTCGGACAGTGACATTTGGGTTTGGGTTATGGGAGAGCACCCGGACGATAAGCCCTACGACCAGATCTGTGACGAGATCATGGCAAAGAGAGCAGCCCTGCAGGCTCAGAAAGAAGCTGAAgagctcag AGCTAAGAAAGAGGCTGAGCTGGAGAAGCGTTTCTCTGGTCTGTATTTGGAGCAAGAGGAGGCAGCCAGGAAAGAGGAGGCCCGAAAGGCAGCTGCCCTGGAGCAGAGCAAACAGGAAGAACTCAAG AAGCGAGAGGCAGAGGAAAGAAGGAAGGCGGAGGAGGAGGTGAAGAGGCTAAAGGAGGAGAGAGCCCAGCAGATCTATAAGGACCTGAAGCAGGTGCACCACCAGAAGAAAGACCAAGACAAGGAGGAGAAAGCCTGGCAGGATTCAT TGCGTAAATCCAAAGCGGCTGACCAGCGCAGGCGTTCTTTGGCTAAACAGACCATAGAGGACCATCGCAGGCGTTCGGTGAAGGCACTGGAGAGAGGAAAAGTGGCAGCTATGATGAAAGCCTTTGGAGCAGAGAAATCTGCCTCAGGCCCCAAACCCAAGCCTAGAAACCTCACTCTCACCAGCGAGCCCATTCAACA GAGGCCAGATATGCGCCGCTCGCTGTCATCAACCAGCCGGGAGGAAATCATCCGTTGGTTCAAAGAGGAGCAGTTGGCCCTCAGAGTTTGCTTCCAGCAGGACCAGAGCCGCGTCGCACCCTGGTTTCATG GTATAATTTCCCGTGAGGAGGCAGAGGATTTGCTGAGCACAGGCAGTGCTGGAAGTTTCCTGGTCCGTGTTAGCGAGAGGATCTTTGGATATGTTCTCTCTTACCGAAGCCAAGACGAATTCAAGCATTTCCTCATTGATGCCACAGATGGCTGCTACATGCTGCTAGGAGACCAGATCAGGTTTACTTCTCTGGGAGAGCTAGTGGAGTACCAcgag ggggagtcTTTAACTCCATCTGGAGGGGAGCGGCTGCTGAAGGCATGTGGACAGAAGCCTGGCAGGCTGGACTATGCCGATCTCTTCAGCTGA
- the sh2d4a gene encoding SH2 domain-containing protein 4B isoform X1 has protein sequence MLQQILKDMYIEPELLAELNEEQKQVLFFKMREEQVRRWKEREERLEKEEAGRVKTKKVSKKTVSWMKSSDSDIWVWVMGEHPDDKPYDQICDEIMAKRAALQAQKEAEELRAKKEAELEKRFSGLYLEQEEAARKEEARKAAALEQSKQEELKKREAEERRKAEEEVKRLKEERAQQIYKDLKQVHHQKKDQDKEEKAWQDSLRKSKAADQRRRSLAKQTIEDHRRRSVKALERGKVAAMMKAFGAEKSASGPKPKPRNLTLTSEPIQQRPDMRRSLSSTSREEIIRWFKEEQLALRVCFQQDQSRVAPWFHGIISREEAEDLLSTGSAGSFLVRVSERIFGYVLSYRSQDEFKHFLIDATDGCYMLLGDQIRFTSLGELVEYHEGESLTPSGGERLLKACGQKPGRLDYADLFS, from the exons ATGCTGCAGCAGATTTTGAAAGACATGTACATCGAACCAGAACTTCTGGCAGAGCTCAATGAGGAGCAGAAGCAGGTGCTGTTCTTTAAGATGAGAGAAGAGCAGGTCCGgaggtggaaagagagagaggaacggctggagaaggaggaggctGGAAGAGTGAAGACTAAAAAAG TGTCAAAAAAGACAGTGTCCTGGATGAAGAGTTCGGACAGTGACATTTGGGTTTGGGTTATGGGAGAGCACCCGGACGATAAGCCCTACGACCAGATCTGTGACGAGATCATGGCAAAGAGAGCAGCCCTGCAGGCTCAGAAAGAAGCTGAAgagctcag AGCTAAGAAAGAGGCTGAGCTGGAGAAGCGTTTCTCTGGTCTGTATTTGGAGCAAGAGGAGGCAGCCAGGAAAGAGGAGGCCCGAAAGGCAGCTGCCCTGGAGCAGAGCAAACAGGAAGAACTCAAG AAGCGAGAGGCAGAGGAAAGAAGGAAGGCGGAGGAGGAGGTGAAGAGGCTAAAGGAGGAGAGAGCCCAGCAGATCTATAAGGACCTGAAGCAGGTGCACCACCAGAAGAAAGACCAAGACAAGGAGGAGAAAGCCTGGCAGGATTCAT TGCGTAAATCCAAAGCGGCTGACCAGCGCAGGCGTTCTTTGGCTAAACAGACCATAGAGGACCATCGCAGGCGTTCGGTGAAGGCACTGGAGAGAGGAAAAGTGGCAGCTATGATGAAAGCCTTTGGAGCAGAGAAATCTGCCTCAGGCCCCAAACCCAAGCCTAGAAACCTCACTCTCACCAGCGAGCCCATTCAACA GAGGCCAGATATGCGCCGCTCGCTGTCATCAACCAGCCGGGAGGAAATCATCCGTTGGTTCAAAGAGGAGCAGTTGGCCCTCAGAGTTTGCTTCCAGCAGGACCAGAGCCGCGTCGCACCCTGGTTTCATG GTATAATTTCCCGTGAGGAGGCAGAGGATTTGCTGAGCACAGGCAGTGCTGGAAGTTTCCTGGTCCGTGTTAGCGAGAGGATCTTTGGATATGTTCTCTCTTACCGAAGCCAAGACGAATTCAAGCATTTCCTCATTGATGCCACAGATGGCTGCTACATGCTGCTAGGAGACCAGATCAGGTTTACTTCTCTGGGAGAGCTAGTGGAGTACCAcgag ggggagtcTTTAACTCCATCTGGAGGGGAGCGGCTGCTGAAGGCATGTGGACAGAAGCCTGGCAGGCTGGACTATGCCGATCTCTTCAGCTGA